In Silene latifolia isolate original U9 population chromosome X, ASM4854445v1, whole genome shotgun sequence, the following proteins share a genomic window:
- the LOC141617394 gene encoding calcium-dependent protein kinase 9-like: MGTRSSKHRAVEPRENGHKPENEGSDPYQSKPKPKTPVRVQTPTKPARKTDQNTILGKPFDDVKMHYTLGKELGRGQFGVTYLCTDKNTGQQLACKSISKKKLVTKADKEDMRREIQIMQHLSGQPNIVEFKGAYEDKTSVNLVMELCAGGELFDRIIAKGHYSEKAAATILRQIVNVVHVCHFMGVMHRDLKPENFLLSTKDENATLKATDFGLSVFIEGGKVYGDIVGSAYYVAPEVLRRRYGKEIDIWSAGVMLYILLSGVPPFWADSEKGIFDAILQGHVDFESKPWQSISNGAKDLVRKMLTADPNKRITAAQVLEHPWLREGEASDKPIDGAVLTRMKQLRVMNKLKKLALKVIAESLPDDEIQGLKQMFANMDTDGSGTITYEELKEGLSRLGSKVPESEVKALMEAADQDGSGEIDYIEFVTATMHRYRLERDDQLYKTFQYFDQDNSGFITTDELETAMREYGIADENCIKEILAEVDTDNDGRINFDEFVAMMRNGTQNPAAKLF, encoded by the exons ATGGGTACACGTTCAAGCAAACACAGAGCCGTAGAACCAAGAGAAAACGGTCACAAACCAGAAAATGAAGGTTCAGACCCTTACCAATCGAAACCGAAACCGAAAACACCAGTGAGAGTCCAAACCCCAACAAAACCAGCACGTAAAACTGACCAAAATACAATTCTAGGAAAACCCTTTGATGATGTGAAAATGCACTACACATTAGGGAAAGAATTGGGCAGGGGACAATTTGGGGTAACATACTTATGCACTGACAAAAACACAGGTCAACAGTTAGCATGTAAatcaatttcaaagaaaaaattgGTAACAAAAGCTGATAAAGAGGATATGAGAAGAGAAATTCAGATAATGCAACATTTAAGTGGTCAACCTAATATTGTAGAGTTTAAAGGAGCATATGAGGATAAAACATCTGTTAATCTTGTAATGGAGTTGTGTGCAGGTGGTGAATTGTTTGATAGGATTATTGCTAAAGGACATTACAGTGAAAAAGCTGCTGCAACAATATTAAGACAGATTGTTAATGTTGTTCATGTTTGTCACTTTATGGGTGTTATGCATAGAGATTTGAAACCTGAGAATTTCTTGTTGTCTACTAAGGATGAGAATGCTACTTTGAAAGCTACTGATTTTGGTCTTTCTGTCTTTATTGAGGGAG GTAAAGTCTATGGCGATATAGTAGGCAGTGCTTATTACGTTGCTCCTGAGGTATTACGCCGTAGGTACGGGAAGGAGATTGATATATGGAGTGCCGGGGTGATGCTGTACATTCTTCTCAGTGGAGTGCCTCCCTTTTGGGCTG ATTCGGAGAAAGGGATATTTGATGCTATATTGCAAGGACATGTTGATTTTGAAAGCAAGCCCTGGCAATCAATCTCGAATGGTGCAAAGGACCTTGTGAGAAAGATGTTGACTGCAGATCCCAATAAAAGAATCACAGCTGCTCAAGTTCTTG AACATCCGTGGCTCAGAGAAGGTGAAGCGTCAGACAAGCCAATTGACGGTGCTGTTCTCACCAGGATGAAGCAATTAAGAGTTATGAACAAGCTCAAGAAGCTTGCACTTAAG GTGATTGCTGAAAGTCTTCCTGATGATGAGATCCAAGGGCTGAAACAAATGTTTGCAAATATGGATACTGATGGTAGCGGGACAATCACGTACGAAGAACTGAAGGAGGGATTGTCTCGGCTTGGATCGAAAGTTCCAGAATCAGAAGTGAAGGCGCTCATGGAAGCT GCTGATCAAGATGGTAGTGGAGAAATTGATTACATTGAGTTCGTTACAGCCACAATGCATAGATACAGGCTTGAAAGAGATGATCAGCTTTACAAAACATTCCAGTACTTCGACCAAGACAATAGTGG ATTTATCACAACAGATGAGCTTGAAACCGCAATGAGGGAATATGGAATTGCTGATGAGAATTGCATTAAAGAGATATTGGCAGAAGTAGACACCGACAAT GATGGACGAATTAATTTTGATGAATTTGTCGCTATGATGAGAAACGGGACCCAGAATCCAGCTGCCAAGCTATTCTAG